The following coding sequences are from one Novosphingobium sp. Gsoil 351 window:
- a CDS encoding tRNA (guanosine(46)-N(7))-methyltransferase TrmB has translation MTAHKPGDPTTINRLYGRAKGKPLRAGQQALVDTLLQQIAVPAESPVTAERLFGYDRPLHFEIGFGGGEHLAYRADLLPDHGFIGAEPFLNGVAQALVHIRDGALGNVRIHHGDALEVLARVPDGALSFVYLLHPDPWPKARHAKRRMMNDGPLELIAAKLRPGGEFRFGTDHPVYLRHALMIMQRHGATFEWLAKSPVDWQTRPGGWPETRYEAKARRLGHEVWYFRYRRI, from the coding sequence ATGACCGCGCACAAACCCGGCGACCCGACCACGATCAACCGCCTTTACGGCCGCGCCAAGGGCAAGCCACTGCGCGCCGGGCAACAGGCGCTGGTCGACACGCTGCTCCAGCAGATCGCGGTGCCCGCCGAGAGCCCGGTCACCGCCGAGCGGCTGTTCGGATACGACCGCCCGCTCCATTTCGAAATCGGCTTCGGCGGCGGCGAGCACCTCGCGTACCGCGCCGACTTGCTACCCGATCACGGCTTCATCGGCGCCGAGCCATTTCTCAACGGCGTCGCCCAGGCGCTGGTCCATATCCGTGACGGCGCACTCGGCAACGTTCGCATCCACCATGGCGATGCGCTGGAGGTACTGGCCCGCGTGCCCGACGGAGCCTTGAGCTTCGTCTATCTGCTCCACCCAGATCCCTGGCCCAAGGCGCGCCACGCCAAGCGGCGGATGATGAACGACGGCCCGCTCGAGCTGATCGCGGCCAAGCTCAGACCCGGCGGCGAATTCCGCTTCGGCACCGATCATCCGGTCTACCTGCGCCACGCGCTGATGATAATGCAGCGCCACGGGGCTACGTTCGAATGGCTCGCCAAGAGCCCAGTCGATTGGCAGACCCGCCCCGGCGGTTGGCCCGAGACCCGCTACGAGGCCAAGGCCCGCAGGCTGGGGCACGAGGTCTGGTACTTCCGGTACCGGCGCATCTAG
- the ctrA gene encoding response regulator transcription factor CtrA, translating into MRVLLIEDEPTTAKAIELMLTTEGFNVYSTDLGEEGLDLGKLYDYDIILLDLNLPDMHGYDVLKKLRVAKVQTPVLILSGISEMDSKVRSFGFGADDYVTKPFHRDELVARIHAVVRRSKGHSQSVIRTGKLAVNLDAKTVEVESARVHLTGKEYAMLELLSLRKGTTLTKEMFLNHLYGGMDEPELKIIDVFICKLRKKLAMACEGENYIETVWGRGYVLRDPEDRAEAA; encoded by the coding sequence ATGCGTGTTTTGCTGATCGAGGACGAGCCGACCACGGCCAAGGCGATCGAGCTGATGCTCACCACCGAGGGCTTCAACGTCTATTCGACCGATCTGGGCGAAGAGGGTTTGGACCTGGGCAAGCTCTACGATTACGACATCATCCTGCTCGACCTGAACCTGCCGGACATGCACGGCTACGACGTGCTCAAGAAACTGCGCGTCGCCAAGGTGCAGACCCCGGTGCTGATCCTGTCGGGCATTTCCGAGATGGATTCCAAGGTGCGCAGCTTCGGCTTCGGCGCCGACGACTACGTCACCAAGCCGTTCCACCGCGACGAACTGGTCGCGCGGATCCACGCGGTGGTGCGCCGTTCGAAGGGCCATTCGCAATCGGTCATCCGCACCGGCAAGCTGGCGGTCAACCTCGATGCCAAGACCGTCGAGGTCGAAAGCGCGCGGGTCCACCTGACCGGCAAGGAATACGCGATGCTCGAGCTGCTGAGCCTGCGCAAGGGCACCACGCTGACCAAGGAAATGTTCCTCAACCACCTTTACGGCGGGATGGACGAGCCCGAACTGAAGATCATCGACGTGTTCATCTGCAAGCTGCGCAAGAAGCTGGCGATGGCGTGCGAGGGCGAGAACTACATCGAAACCGTCTGGGGCCGCGGCTACGTGCTGCGCGATCCCGAGGACCGCGCCGAAGCGGCCTGA
- a CDS encoding phenylacetate--CoA ligase family protein, with protein sequence MTAATADATPPGMPAAFDILHSAIPGVAWPPLVQGVAALVEAYVSRLEVTEWLPIEEIEQAQREQLGLLADHCARHSPAFARRLAAADLTAVDLAQPGGLARLPSLTRRGLQDHDGLFCAQVPEAHQPVGMTQTSGSTGEPTRVRRTGLNKLGHMAMTVRDHRWQSRDARGRLVAMSAHRHEVKPLPDWGEPLALLYRTGPALSLPATMAVAELHARIADFAPQVLVTYPSVLGAMLDIIECGGRQFQGLAHVRCMSEMVHPDLRARTQALLGRTIEDAYTSEEFGFLALQCPDADGYHIMAETHIVEVIDDNGKPCAPGEWGRVLVTDLHNFATPLIRYAIGDYAMAGTPCACRRGLPRIERIMGRERNLVVTPDGARHWPLTGYSKFHAIAPVRHYQLIQRDLETVEMRLVVAEPLSSAQEAKLRALIQTSVGHPFDIRLTYFADALPPDPSGKREEFVSLVAG encoded by the coding sequence TTGACCGCCGCGACCGCCGATGCCACCCCGCCAGGAATGCCTGCCGCGTTCGACATCTTGCACAGCGCAATCCCCGGCGTCGCCTGGCCGCCGCTGGTGCAGGGGGTGGCCGCACTGGTCGAGGCTTACGTCTCCCGGCTCGAAGTCACCGAGTGGTTGCCGATCGAGGAGATCGAACAGGCGCAGCGCGAACAGCTCGGGCTGCTTGCCGACCATTGCGCGCGGCATTCGCCCGCCTTTGCCCGGCGGCTGGCAGCGGCCGATCTGACCGCCGTTGACCTCGCCCAGCCGGGCGGACTGGCGCGCCTGCCTTCGCTTACCCGGCGCGGCCTTCAGGACCATGACGGCTTGTTCTGCGCCCAAGTGCCCGAGGCGCACCAGCCGGTGGGCATGACCCAGACCTCCGGCTCGACCGGCGAGCCGACGCGAGTGCGGCGCACCGGGCTCAACAAGCTGGGCCACATGGCGATGACGGTGCGCGACCACCGCTGGCAGAGCCGCGACGCACGCGGACGGCTCGTGGCGATGAGCGCGCACCGGCACGAGGTGAAGCCGCTGCCCGACTGGGGCGAGCCGCTGGCGCTGCTCTATCGCACCGGCCCCGCGCTCAGCCTGCCCGCGACGATGGCGGTCGCCGAACTGCACGCGCGCATCGCCGATTTCGCACCGCAAGTCCTGGTCACCTATCCCAGCGTGCTGGGCGCGATGCTCGACATCATCGAGTGCGGCGGGCGGCAGTTCCAGGGCCTCGCCCATGTCCGCTGCATGAGCGAGATGGTCCATCCCGACCTGCGCGCGCGGACGCAGGCGTTGCTCGGGCGGACGATCGAGGACGCCTATACCTCCGAGGAATTCGGCTTCCTCGCGCTGCAATGCCCCGACGCCGACGGCTATCACATCATGGCCGAGACCCACATCGTCGAGGTGATCGACGACAACGGCAAGCCCTGCGCGCCCGGCGAATGGGGCCGCGTGCTGGTGACCGACCTCCACAACTTCGCCACACCGCTGATCCGCTATGCCATCGGCGACTATGCAATGGCGGGGACGCCATGTGCGTGCCGGCGGGGGTTGCCGCGGATCGAGCGGATCATGGGGCGCGAGCGCAACCTGGTCGTCACCCCCGATGGCGCGCGCCACTGGCCGCTGACCGGCTATAGCAAGTTTCACGCCATCGCCCCTGTGCGGCATTACCAGTTGATCCAGCGCGATCTGGAAACAGTGGAGATGCGGCTGGTTGTCGCCGAGCCGCTCTCGTCCGCGCAGGAGGCCAAGCTCAGGGCGCTGATTCAGACCTCGGTGGGCCATCCTTTCGACATCCGGCTGACCTACTTCGCCGATGCGCTGCCCCCCGATCCCTCGGGCAAGCGCGAGGAGTTCGTCAGCCTCGTCGCCGGTTGA
- a CDS encoding superoxide dismutase family protein, with protein sequence MRFHALVLPLLFAAAACGTKTPDAAPTAEASASLPMDAGPSAAPTRAAATLMTADGKDVGTVTVLPAGEGIRLAVQVKGMPAGEHGIHLHAVGKCEGPKFESAGGHWNPAGKKHGLANPDGPHAGDIPNLTVGQDGTGIVNTTLGGGTVSDLIDTDGAALVVHAKRDDGKTDPSGDSGDRIACAVLKAS encoded by the coding sequence ATGCGTTTTCATGCCCTCGTTCTGCCGCTCCTCTTCGCCGCCGCCGCGTGCGGGACCAAGACACCCGACGCCGCGCCAACCGCGGAGGCGAGCGCTTCGCTGCCGATGGACGCCGGACCAAGCGCCGCGCCGACGCGTGCGGCCGCAACGTTGATGACCGCCGACGGCAAGGATGTGGGCACGGTCACGGTGCTGCCTGCTGGCGAAGGCATCCGTCTGGCAGTGCAGGTCAAGGGCATGCCCGCGGGCGAGCACGGCATCCATCTTCACGCCGTCGGCAAGTGCGAAGGCCCCAAGTTCGAAAGCGCGGGCGGTCACTGGAACCCGGCGGGCAAGAAGCACGGGCTGGCCAATCCCGACGGACCCCACGCGGGCGACATCCCCAACCTGACCGTCGGCCAAGACGGCACCGGGATCGTCAACACCACGCTTGGTGGGGGCACCGTCTCCGACCTGATCGATACCGATGGCGCCGCACTGGTGGTCCACGCCAAGCGCGATGACGGCAAGACCGACCCTTCCGGTGACAGCGGTGACCGCATCGCCTGCGCGGTGCTGAAGGCCAGCTAG